Proteins from a genomic interval of Candidatus Edwardsbacteria bacterium RifOxyA12_full_54_48:
- a CDS encoding ribonuclease Y: MMTVIWIIIAVAGTGLGSFLGYLIHQKISEAKLAGAEKLAEKVIAEAQREAATYKKAAAVQAKEESYRLKTNFEKETQSRRQELKDYEHRITEKEKQIDHKVDIINRKEKDVEVRERELVAKERVIRAKDERLTTLIDEQNTKLEQIAGLTQEEAKKILMQNLETQVRHESAQMMKVIRDEAKENAEKEARQIISMAVQRYAGEHTAETTVSVVPLASDEMKGRIIGREGRNIRAFEAATGVEVLIDDTPEAIVISAFDPVRREVARMAMEKLVSDGRIQPARIEEVIEKAQKDVDRSIKEAGESLALEVGVPGLHPELLLLLGRLKYRTSYGQNVLQHSKEVAFLASMMAGELELDSALAKRAGLLHDIGKAVDHNIEGTHSQIGMDIAKRYGESAIVINAVGAHHEDIEFISPISVLIAAADAISGARPGARRESLEAYVKRLEKLEEVAYSFSGVSKAYAIQAGREVRIIVTPEEVSDSRTTEMANEIAHKVESSLQYPGQIKVTVIRETRGIGYAK; encoded by the coding sequence ATGATGACAGTGATCTGGATAATTATTGCCGTGGCCGGCACCGGACTGGGGTCCTTTTTGGGATATTTGATACATCAGAAGATCTCCGAGGCCAAACTGGCCGGGGCCGAGAAGCTGGCCGAGAAGGTGATCGCCGAGGCCCAGCGCGAGGCGGCCACCTACAAGAAGGCGGCGGCGGTGCAGGCCAAGGAGGAATCGTACCGGCTGAAGACCAATTTTGAAAAGGAGACCCAGAGCCGGCGCCAGGAGCTCAAGGATTACGAGCACCGGATAACCGAGAAGGAAAAGCAGATCGACCACAAGGTGGACATCATCAACCGCAAGGAGAAGGACGTCGAGGTCCGGGAGCGGGAGCTGGTGGCCAAGGAGCGGGTGATCCGGGCCAAGGACGAGCGCCTGACCACCCTGATCGACGAACAGAACACCAAACTGGAGCAGATCGCCGGCCTGACCCAGGAGGAGGCCAAAAAGATACTGATGCAGAACCTGGAGACCCAGGTGCGCCACGAGTCCGCCCAGATGATGAAGGTCATCCGCGACGAGGCCAAGGAGAACGCCGAGAAGGAGGCCCGCCAGATCATCTCCATGGCGGTCCAGCGCTACGCCGGGGAGCACACCGCCGAGACCACCGTGTCGGTGGTGCCGCTGGCCAGCGACGAGATGAAGGGCCGGATCATCGGCCGGGAGGGCCGCAATATCCGGGCTTTCGAGGCCGCCACCGGGGTGGAGGTGCTGATCGACGACACCCCGGAGGCCATCGTGATCTCGGCCTTCGACCCGGTGCGCCGGGAGGTGGCCCGGATGGCCATGGAGAAGCTGGTGTCCGACGGGCGGATCCAGCCGGCCCGCATCGAGGAGGTCATCGAAAAGGCCCAGAAGGATGTGGACCGCAGCATCAAGGAGGCCGGGGAATCACTGGCCCTGGAGGTGGGGGTGCCGGGACTGCATCCCGAACTGCTGCTGCTGCTGGGACGGCTCAAATACCGCACCAGCTACGGCCAGAACGTCCTGCAGCACTCCAAGGAAGTGGCTTTTCTGGCCAGCATGATGGCCGGTGAGCTGGAGCTGGATTCGGCCCTGGCCAAGCGAGCCGGGCTGCTGCATGACATCGGCAAGGCGGTGGACCACAACATCGAGGGCACCCACAGCCAGATCGGCATGGACATCGCCAAGCGCTACGGAGAGTCGGCCATAGTGATCAACGCCGTCGGCGCCCACCATGAGGATATCGAGTTCATCTCGCCCATCTCGGTGCTGATCGCGGCGGCCGACGCCATCTCCGGGGCCAGGCCGGGCGCCCGCCGGGAATCGCTGGAGGCCTACGTCAAGCGTTTGGAGAAGCTGGAGGAGGTGGCCTATTCGTTCAGCGGGGTCAGCAAGGCTTACGCCATCCAGGCCGGGCGCGAGGTCCGGATCATCGTCACCCCGGAGGAGGTCAGCGACAGCCGGACCACCGAGATGGCCAACGAGATCGCCCACAAGGTGGAGTCCTCGCTGCAGTATCCCGGGCAGATCAAGGTGACGGTCATCCGCGAAACGCGGGGGATAGGATACGCCAAGTAA
- a CDS encoding metallophosphoesterase — MKILFIGDIIGRPGRMAVEKLLPGLVEEHQIDFVIANGENAAAGFGLTPAVLDNLFALGIDVVTSGNHLWDKKDILPRLKKEPRLLRPANYPPEVPGTSFGVYEDKQGRKVGVFNLLGRVFMPAVDCPFRIADQVIAGLKKETDIIIVDMHAEATSEKIALGWYLDGRVSAVIGTHTHVMTADQRVLPQGTAYITDAGMTGGFDSVIGMEKEPIIEKFLTQLPTKFEVAEGDVRFNGVVVEVDEKIGRAQSISRIQES; from the coding sequence ATGAAAATTCTTTTTATCGGGGATATCATCGGGCGGCCGGGCCGCATGGCGGTGGAGAAGCTTCTGCCTGGGCTGGTCGAAGAACATCAAATAGATTTTGTGATAGCCAACGGGGAGAACGCCGCGGCCGGCTTCGGCCTGACCCCGGCGGTGCTGGACAACCTTTTTGCCCTGGGCATAGACGTGGTCACTTCCGGCAATCATCTATGGGACAAGAAGGACATTCTGCCCCGGCTGAAGAAAGAGCCGCGCCTACTGAGGCCGGCCAATTATCCGCCGGAGGTGCCGGGCACCAGCTTCGGGGTCTATGAGGACAAGCAGGGCCGCAAGGTCGGGGTCTTCAACCTGCTGGGCCGGGTGTTCATGCCGGCGGTGGATTGCCCGTTCAGAATTGCCGACCAGGTGATCGCCGGGCTGAAGAAAGAGACCGACATCATCATCGTGGACATGCACGCCGAGGCCACCTCCGAGAAGATCGCTTTGGGCTGGTACTTAGATGGCCGGGTTTCCGCCGTGATAGGTACCCACACCCACGTGATGACCGCCGACCAGCGGGTGCTGCCCCAGGGCACGGCCTATATCACCGACGCCGGGATGACCGGCGGGTTCGACAGCGTGATAGGCATGGAGAAGGAGCCGATCATCGAGAAGTTTTTGACCCAACTGCCCACCAAGTTCGAGGTGGCCGAGGGGGATGTGAGGTTCAACGGGGTGGTGGTAGAGGTAGATGAGAAAATAGGACGTGCACAAAGCATTTCCAGAATTCAAGAATCTTAA
- a CDS encoding bifunctional 5,10-methylene-tetrahydrofolate dehydrogenase/5,10-methylene-tetrahydrofolate cyclohydrolase, translated as MVQIIDGKIISAEIRQEVADEVTVLRGQGTVPRLAVIIVGSDPGSQVYVRNKHKACEEAGIKSTVIEMPENTTQEQLLAQVEKLNNDKNVHGILVQSPVPKGLSEERAFESIHPLKDVDCFHPENVGLLMLGRPRFLPATPAGVIELLVRYNIKISGQYVVIVGRSNIVGRPLANMLAQKSERGNATVTVCHTGTKGLSYYTKQADIVIAAAGVPGLITGDMLNSNCTVIDVGTNRIPDASKRSGYGLVGDVDFESASQVAAYISPVPGGVGLMTVAMLLKNCVIAARLQN; from the coding sequence ATGGTCCAAATCATAGACGGTAAAATAATATCTGCCGAGATACGGCAGGAAGTAGCTGACGAGGTAACAGTTCTCAGGGGACAGGGGACAGTGCCGCGTTTGGCGGTGATCATCGTCGGTTCCGATCCCGGGTCGCAGGTGTATGTCCGCAACAAGCACAAGGCCTGCGAAGAGGCCGGTATCAAGTCCACCGTCATAGAAATGCCGGAGAATACCACCCAGGAGCAACTGCTGGCCCAGGTGGAGAAACTCAACAACGACAAGAACGTCCACGGTATTTTGGTGCAATCCCCGGTGCCCAAGGGGCTGTCCGAGGAGAGGGCCTTCGAGTCCATCCATCCGCTAAAGGACGTGGACTGTTTCCATCCGGAGAACGTCGGATTGCTGATGCTGGGCCGGCCGCGCTTTTTGCCGGCCACCCCGGCCGGGGTGATAGAACTGCTGGTGCGCTACAATATCAAGATATCCGGGCAGTACGTGGTGATAGTGGGACGCTCCAACATCGTGGGCCGGCCGCTGGCCAACATGCTGGCCCAAAAATCGGAACGCGGCAACGCCACGGTCACCGTCTGCCATACCGGCACCAAGGGGCTGTCCTATTACACCAAGCAGGCCGATATCGTCATCGCCGCGGCCGGAGTGCCGGGCCTGATCACCGGCGATATGCTAAACAGCAACTGTACGGTGATAGATGTGGGCACCAACCGCATCCCGGACGCCTCCAAGAGATCGGGCTACGGCCTGGTGGGCGACGTGGATTTTGAATCGGCCTCCCAGGTGGCGGCCTACATCTCGCCGGTCCCCGGCGGGGTGGGCCTGATGACCGTGGCCATGCTGTTGAAGAACTGCGTGATAGCGGCGAGATTGCAGAACTGA